GCATGGCGAAAGCAATCGACCAGATGATCGTTTACCATGCCGACCGCTTGCATGAAGGCGTAGCAAATCGTCGGGCCGACGAATTTGAAGCCGCGGCGCAACAGGTCCTTGCTCATCGCCTCGGATTCCGGCGAACGCGCGGGGATGTCTTTCATCCCGCGCCAGGCGTTTTGCCGCAGCCGGCCAGCCGGCTCTACGGCAGTCGCAAATTGCCACAGATAACGATCGAAGGCGCCGAACTCGCGGCGCACTTCGAGCATGGCCTGCGCATTGCGAATCGCGGCGGCGATTTTCAACCGGTTCCGCACGATCCCCGCATCGGCCAGCAGCCGGGCCTGATCTCGCGTGCCAAAGCGGGCGACTTTCTCGGCGTCGAAATCGGCGAACGCGGCACGATACGCGGGGCGTTTTTTGAGAATTGTTTCCCAGCTCAAGC
This genomic stretch from Pirellulales bacterium harbors:
- a CDS encoding DNA-3-methyladenine glycosylase I, which translates into the protein MTTLDQMQRCPWAQSDLMIEYHDREWGVPLRDDRGLFEFLILEGAQAGLSWETILKKRPAYRAAFADFDAEKVARFGTRDQARLLADAGIVRNRLKIAAAIRNAQAMLEVRREFGAFDRYLWQFATAVEPAGRLRQNAWRGMKDIPARSPESEAMSKDLLRRGFKFVGPTICYAFMQAVGMVNDHLVDCFRHAELQTAVRG